In Rhodospirillales bacterium, the genomic window ACGATGGCGCGCGGCGCGGTCATGTGTCCTCCAGGCAGGCGCCACCGGTGACGACGATCTCGGCCCGGTCGGACCAGAACGTGCCGTCGGACATTTCGGCGATCGCCGTAACCTTCTGCGTGTCGGCCAGCCGAATGCGCGCCGAAAATTTGGCGAGCCCGGCACGCGGACCGAGACGCACGCCGATTACGTTCGGCTGCGGGTTGCGTTCGGTGAAAATGTGGACGGACTTGACGTAGTCCGCGGGCGTCATCGGGCTCTGGACCGTGACCGTGCAATGGACCGAATTGCCGTTCTCGACGATGGGCGGCAGATCCAGCTTGACCCGGCCGGGAGTAACCTTGGCCCCGCCGGTTACCCGGTGGACGGCGGCTTGAATTTCGGCCGGGGTCAGGGGGCGCGGCGAGCTCCGACTGCCGGCCTGGAGCTGCGGCGGCACTTCGTTGGCGGGCGAACGCCTGGGGGCGAACACAGCGACGACCGCGGCGAACGCGGTTGCGAAACGCAAAAATGCGCGCCGACCGGCGGTGTCGTGTTCCGTTCGCGGGGCCATGGTCATGACGCTATTTTACGATCATTCCTTGAGGGTCGCCAGATACGCCACCACGTCTTCGATTTGTTCGGCGGTGAGAATACTGCGTCCGCGATAGGCGTCGGGCACGCGGACGAGGCCCTCGATGCTGTAGAAAGGCGGCATAATGGTGTCGGGATTGACCCGCCGCTGGTCGACGACGCGGAGCCGGATCTGGCCTTCGCTCAGGCGGGAGCCGACACCCCGCAAATCGGGGCCGATGGTGCCTTGCAACGTCTCTTCGGGGATCGGGCCGGGATGGCAGAGCAGGCAGAAGCCCACCTGCCGGTCGCCGACGATCGCGCGTCCGCGCCCCGCGTCGCCCCGGGCGCCGGTGAGCGACGCCGGGATCGAGTCGCCGGAGACGGCGAAGGGTTTTAATCCCGCCGCCGCCGCCGGGCCCGACAGAAATCCGGCCAGAACGACGGCCGCCGCCCGAACGCCCCTGTTCACGCCATCTCGATCTTGTGGTTCTTGAGCGGGAAGGTGCGGATGCGTTTGCCGGTCGCCGCGAAGTAGGCGTTCAGCACCGCCGGTGCTGCGACGCAAATGGTCGGCTCGCCGACGCCGCCCCACGGATCGCTGCCGCGGGACGGCATGACGATCGATTCTACCTTCGGCATGTGGGCGATGCGCATCGAATTGTAGGTATCGAAGTTGGTTTGTTCGATGCGGCCGTCCTTGACCGTGCACTCCTGGAAGAAGAGGGCGGAGAGGCCATAGACGAACGAGCCCGAAATCTGGCGTTCGATCTGCGCGGGATTGACCGCGTAAATCGGATCGGTCGCGGCGACGATGCGGTGGACCTTGATCTTATTGCCGCCGTCCGAAACCGAAATTTCGGCCGCCGCCGCGACGTAACTCGCGAACGACTTCATCTGGGCGAGGCCGCGGAAGATGCCCGCCGGGGCCGGCTTGCCCCAGCCGATCTTGTCGGCGACCGCGTTGAGGACTGCGAGGTGTTTCGGGTGCTTGCCCATCAGCTTGCGGCGGAACTCGAGCGGGTCCTGGTTCACGGACTTGGCCAGCTCGTCCATGAAGCATTCGATGAAGATGGCGTTCTGGTTGATGTTCACGCCGCGCCAGAACCCCGGCAGAATGTGCGGGTTGCGCATCGAATGGTCGACCAGCAGGTTGGGAATCGAATAGCCGAAGGCGAAATCCCCCGACGGCCACAAACCCTGGAAGGTGAGTTGGTCCTTACCCTTGTCCAGGCCCTCGGGGCGCGCGCTCGCCAGAATCGACTGGCCCGAAAGCCGGATGTGCAACGCGGTCAGGTTGTTGTTGGCGTCGAACCCGCCCGTGAGCTTGCAATGCATGACCGGGTGATAGCGGCCGTGCAGCATGTCTTCTTCGCGCGTCCACAACAGCTTGACCGGCGTTCCCGGCATCTGCTTGGCGATCAACACCGCCTGGGTGACGTAGTCGTGGAAGTTGCCGCGCCGGCCGAAGCCGCCGCCCAAGTCGATCTTATGAACATCGACTTTGCTGGCCGGAAGGCCGGACGCCTGCAACGCCGCCGCGAACGCCGCTTCGCCGTTCTGGGTCGGAACCCACACCTCGCAGCGGTCCGCGGTGTAGAGCGCGGTTGCGTTCATCGACTCCATGCAGGCGTGGTTCTGATAGGGATAGAAATAGAACGCCTCGAGCTTCTTGGTGGCGGAGGCGAGCGCGCCCTTGGCGTCGCCGTTCTCGTTGCCGACGAAGGCTTCGCTCGCGGTCAATCCGGCCTTGAGCCATTCGTCGATCGAAGCGCTGGAGACCTTGGCGTTGGGGCCTTCGTCCCAGACGATGGGCAGCGCGTCCATCGCCATCTTGGCCCGCCAGAAGGTGTCGGCGACCACGGCGACGGCGGTTTCGCCGACCGGGACCACCTTTTTGACGCCCTTCATGCCGGCGACCTTGGCGGCGTCGAAGCTTTTCACCTTGCCGCCGGTCACCGGGCAATCCTTGATGGTCGCAACCAGCATGCCGGGCAGCTTCAAGTCGAAGCCGTAGACTTTCCGTCCGTCGACCTTGTCGGCGGTATCGAGCCGCTTCATCGACTGGCCGATGATCTTCCACTCCTTCGGGTCCTTGAGCTTGACCGAATCAGCGGGCGGCGGGGTCAATTTCGCCGCCGCCTCGGCCACCTTGCCGTAGGTAGTGGTGCGTCCGGACGTCTTATGGGTGATGACGCTGTTGGCTACGGTGCACTCCGCGGCCGGGACGCCCCAGCCGTTGGCGGCAGCCTGGACCAGCATCATGCGCGCCGACGCACCGCCCCGGCGCACGTAGTCGTGCGAAGTGCGGATACCGCGGCTGCCGCCGGTCGAGAAATCGCCCCACACCCGGTTGCGGGCGACGCTTTGCCCCGGGGTCGGGTATTCGGTGGTGACTTTGTTCCAGTCGCACTCCAGCTCCTCGGCAACCATCTGGGCGAGGCCGGTGATGGTGCCTTGCCCCATCTCGGAACGCGCGACGCGGACGACGACCGTGTCGTCGGGCCGGATCACGACCCAGGCGTTGATTTCGGGCGAGCCGTCCTTGGCGCGGACGACCTTGGGCCCGCCATCGGGCAGTGCAAAACCGAGCATAAATCCGCCACCGGCGGCGGCGGCGCTGACGACGAAGGAACGGCGGCTGATGTTCGGAATGTAATTCATGGTCGCCCCCCTCAAGCCTTGGCCGCGGCGTGAATCGCCTGGCGCACTTCCTGGAACGTGCCGCACCGGCAGATGTTGGTGATCGCTTTGTCGATGTCCGCGTCGGTTGGCCGGGGTTTTTCCTTGAGCAGGGCGGCGGCGGCCATGATCATACCCGACTGGCAATAGCCGCATTGCGGCACGTCGTGGTCGATCCAAGCCTTCTGGATCTTGTGCAGCACCCCGCCTTGGGCGAGGCCCTCGATGGTGGTGATGCTTTTGCCTTCGACCGCGCTGACGGGCAGCGAACAGGAGCGCACCGGCTGGCCGTCGATGTGCACGGTGCAGGAACCGCACTCGGCGATGCCGCAGCCGTACTTGGTGCCGGTCAAGCCGACATGATCCCGGATCACCCACAACAGCGGCGTATCGGCCTCGACGTCGATGGTATGAGGCTTGCCGTTGATCGTCAGTCGCGCCATGAACTCCCTCCCTGGATGTTCGTTTCCGCAAAAATCCGAATCGCGATTGGACGGGAGCTTACCCGATTCCGGCCGGTTGCGCGATTGATGAACGAAATCTAGCCCTGGCGACAGGAGGGTTAACGGTCACCAGAGGATGGGCTCGTCAGATGTGGGAAGGATTATATTAGCGTACCAGCAAGAGCGAGCAGGAGAGTCGGTCGAGCAAATCGCCAGCGATCGATTTTTCCGATTCGCCGTCCGTGCCGACGACCACCAAGGACGCGCCACGCCGGCGCGCGGCGGCGCAAAGCGCCTCGCCGTCGCCGCCGGGAAGATGAAGGAATTCGAGTTCGATTCCCGCGTCCGCAAGGCGCGCGCGGATATCGCTCCGCCAGCGATCGGCCTCGGCGATCCTCGGTGTCCGCAGGACGACCTCGCATGGGTTTCCGGCCGCCCCGGCGATGGCGGCGGCGGCTTGCAGCGCCCGTTCAGCCGCGGCGCCTCCGTCGAACAGTACGACGACCGCACCCGACAACGCGCGATCTTCGCGCAGGAACAAAATCGATCTAGGATTAGCGCGCGCGATCGCCTCGGCTGCACGGCCGGTGGAGATCGGCCCCGGCCAGGCCGCGTGTTCCGCCCAGGCAACGATGACGAGATCGGTTTCCGCCGCGCACGCCGCCACTTCCGCCGCGATCCGTCCGCGCCGCACCTCGAACGAGGCACTGAGGGCGCTTTCCCGCGCCGCCCGCTCGACCGCGCGGCGAATTTCGTCGGCGCGGGCTCGCAGCGCGCGGGCCAGCGCCGCAGTGTCGAGATTTGAGGACGTCGTCTCGCCCGGCTCCGTTTCCGGGGAGCGCCCGATCAGACGCGCGCCCGGATGGCCGGCCAACCGCAACAGTTCCTCGCTTTCGATATAAAGGGCCGCGAATTCCGCCTCGAACCGGCGGGCGAGGCGGGCGGCGGCTTCGGCGCTGGCGTATCCGGACATGGCGTCCAGCACCAGTAGCAACCGTCGGAACGGCGCGAGGCTTCCCGCTTCGGGACGCCGCGCCAACATCAGGGCTTCCGCCGGGATTTTTCGCCCGACTCCTCCAGTCCGCGCTCCCGCAGCATGCGCGCGCGGGCTTTGCGCGCGAACGACGCGAGTCTGGCGACGATGCGCGCGTTGACGCTGCCGGCGGGATACGCGCCGTCCGCGTCCGCTTCGCCGGCGGGTACGCCGGTGAGAATCCCGATGCCGTCGTCCACGGTTTCGACCGCGAACACGCGGAAGCGTCCCGCCTTGACCGCCTCGATCACATCCCGACGCAGCATCAAGTGCTCGACGTTGGCCTTCGGGATCAGCACGCCTTCGTCGCCGGTGAGGCCGCGCGCGGCGCAGATGTCGAAGAAGCCTTCGATCTTCTCGTTGACCCCGCCGATCGCCTGGACGCGCCCCAACTGGTCGACCGAGCCGGTCACGGCGAGCGATTGCTTGATCGGAATGTCGGCAAGCGCGGACATCAGGGCATATAGCTCGGCCGAAGAGGCGCTGTCGCCCTCGACGCCGCCATAAGACTGCTCGAACACCAGGCTCGCGTTCAACGAGAGCGGCTGATCGCGGCCGTAGCGGGCATTGAGGAAGGACGAGAGAATCATCACGCCCTTGCTGTGCAACGGACCGCCGAGGTCAACCTCGCGCTCGATATCGGCAACCTCGCCCTTGCCGGCGGCGACCCGGCAGGTGATGCGGCTCGGCCGGCCGAAGCGGAAGTTGTCGAGCTGAATGACGGAGAGGCCGTTGACCTGGCCGCTCTTGGCGCCCGCGGTTTCGATCACCAAAGTGCCGCGCTTGATTGCCTCCTGGATCAACGCGCGCAGGCGGTCGGAGCGGTAAATACCGGCGGCGATCGCCTTTTCCACATGCTCGGCGGTAACGACCGCGACCTCGGCGCGGCGCGCCCAATAGGCGGCCTCGCGCACCAAGTCGGCGATGCCCTCGATTCGGGCCGAAAGCTTCTTTTGGTCGTCGGCCATGCGCGCGCCGTGTTCGACGACGCGCGCGACGGCCGAGGCGTCGAAGGGAGCCAGGCTCTCGGTCTTGGCCACGGTCGCGACCAGGCGGGCGTAGTGCGCTTCGCCCGCCGCGTCGCGCGCAAGCCGGTCGTCGAAATCGGCGGCGACCTTGAACAATTCGCGGAACTCGGGGTCGTAATGATGGAGCAGGTAATAAAGAATCGGTTCGCCGATCAGCACGACCTTGGCCTCGAGCGGGATCGGCTCGGGCTCGAGCGTCACGGTCGAGGCCCAACCAATTTCCTCGCCGAGCGACTCGATCCGGATTCGTCCCGTGCGCAGGGCGCGCTTCAGGCTTTCCCAGGCGAACGGTTGCATCAGAACCTTGCGCGCCGACAGGATCAGGTAGCCGCCGTTGGCGCGGTGCAGCGCGCCGCCCTTGATCAGGTTGAAGTCGGTGACCAACGCGCCGAACTGAGCGAGATGTTCGACCCGGCCGATGAGGTTGGGTTGGGTCGGATGGTCCTCCTCGATCACCGGCACGCCGGACGGGGCGCCGCCGGCGGGGGCGTTGTCGACCAGCAGGTTGACCTGATAACGGCGGAAGGCCGGCCCCGCGGTCTGCAGCGCGCGCCGCGCCGCCGGCGCCATCAAGGCCTCCATCGCCGGAGGCACACCGCCTTCCTGGGGCAGGAATTCGTGCGCGTTCTCGATCATGTCGTCGCGCACCGCGTCGAGATGGAGGATGACGCCGGGCTGATCCCGCCAGCGCAGCTTGAGGTCGTCGATCAGATGACCGACCGCGGATTGGGCGATTTCACGATTCAGCTCGCGTATCTTTTCGCGCTGGGCGCGCTCGGTGCGCGGAATGGAACGCAAGATTTCTTCCAATTCCGCCTGCAACTCCTCCATCGCGGCGCGGCGCTTCTCCTGCTCTTTTTCCGGAAGGGCCTCGAACTCCTTGGCATCCAGGACTTCGTCGCCCTTGATCGGCGCGAGCGCCAGGCCCATCGGCGTACGGATCAGGGCGATTTCGCGTTCGCGCGCCTTTTCCTGAAGCATGGCGAAAGCCTTCTCATGGCGTTCCTTGAAACGTTCCTGGATCGCGTTCTTCCGGTTGCGGTAATCGTCGCTTTCGAACGCGGCGGGAATCGCGATCGTCAATTCCTCGATCAGACGTTTCATATCGTCCACCAAAGTCCGCCCGCTCCCGGCGGGCAAACGCAGCGCCTTCGGCCGGCGGTGATCGACGAAGTTGTTGACGTAGCACCAGTCGGGCGGCAACGGCCGCTCCCCGGCCTCGCGCGCCAGGGATCGGCGCACCAGGGTCGCGCGGCCGGTCCCTTCTTCGCCGAGCGCGAACAAATTGAATCCGCCGTGCGGCATGCCGATGGCGAATGCAATCGCCTCGACCGCCCGGTCCTGGCCGACGATGGCGGCGTCAGGGACGGCGAGGTCGTCGGTGTTGGCGAAACCGAGGCAGGCGGGATCGCATGGCGCGCTCAGAGCTTGCCACGGCAATGCCGTTGCGGCGGCGTCGGAACGGTCGTTCATGCACCCTCTTCGATGCGCTCCATTTCCTCGTCGGAAAGGCCGAAGTGATGACCGATTTCGTGAATCAAGACGTGGCGAACGACGTGGTAGAGGTCCTCGCCCGTTTCCGACCAGTAATCGAGAATGGGTCGGCGATAGAGGAAAATGATGTCGATGTCGTGCGGCGCATCGGCCACGCTCTTGCGATCGAGCGACACGCCCCGGTAGAGGCCGAGCAGGTCGAAGGGGCTATCCAGATCCATTTCTTTCTCCGTCTCGGCGTCGGGAAAGTCCTCGATCCGAATCGGAACGTCGGCGACGTGGCGCCGGAGAACCTCGGGCAGGCTCGCAAGCGCCTCGCGCGCGAGCAGATCGAGGTCGGCGAGATCGGGCGGCGTATTGAATTTTCGGGGCATACGCGGGTTTCGACCACTCGATCTGCGACGATAATTAAGGCGTTCTCATGACCGGCGCGCCTTGATCCGGATCAACAATCGCTTATTTCGGCGGCAGGCGCAGCGCCCCGTCGAGGCGGATGGTCACGCCGTTCAACATGGGGTTTTCCACGATATGAAGGACGAGCTTGGCGAATTCGCGAGGCTCGCCGAGGCGGGACGGGAAGGGAACCGAATCACCAAGCGCCTTCTGCACCTCGTCGGGCAAACCGTACATCATCGGCGTCGCGAACAGGCCCGGTGCCACGCTCGCGACGCGCACTCCGGACTTTGCGAGGTCGCGAGCGACCGGCAGCGTCAGCGATGCGATGCCGCCCTTGGAGGCGGCGTAGGCCGCTTGGCCGACTTGGCCCTCGAACGCGGCGATCGAGGAGGTGTTGACGATCACGCCGCGCTCGCCGCCGGCCAACGGCTCGGCTCCGGCCATGTCAGCGGCAGCGAGGCGCAGCACGTTGAACGTTCCGATCAGGTTGACCCGGACGACGCGGGCGAACGATTCCAGCGCCATCGGCCCGTCGCGCCCGACGGTGCGGGCGGCCGACCACACGCCGGCGCAGTTGACGTTGATCCGCGCGGGCCCGTGGATCTTGCGGGCGGCGGCGACGGCCTCTTCGGCGCTCTTTTCGTCGGCCACGTCGCAGACCAAGGCGAGCCCGCCGATGTCGCGGGCGATTTTTTTGGCTTCGGCGAGATTGAGGTCGAGGACGGCGACCTTGGCTCCGGCTTCAGCCAGCACCCGCGCGGCGGCCGCGCCGAGCCCCGAAGCTCCGCCCGTTACGATCGCCGCCAGTCCTTTGGGGTCCATCGGTCGCTCCTCGTTCGCGGATGGTCTTAACACGCCTCCAACCGGTTGCGAAGGCGCCCGGTTGCGAAAGCGTCCGTCGGATTTCATACTGAAGCCGGTGTACAAGGGAAACCACCGGATACGAGGGAGGCACATCCATGCAGTTCGTGGTTATCGCGCGCGACGGCACCGACGCGGAGGCGCCGCAGCGCCGATTGAAAGCGCGCGAGGCGCATCTCGCCAACGTCGGTCGACTGAAAGAACCCGAGAAGATGCTGATGGGCGGTGCCATGCTCGACGACAAGGGCACCATGATCGGTTCGGTAATGATGTTCGATTTTCCCGACCGCGCGCGCCTCGAAGCCTGGCTTAAGAACGATCCCTACTCCATCGGCGGCGTCTGGCAGTCGCTGGAAATCAAGTCATTCCGCGTCGCCGTGAAATCGTAAGGCGCGCATAATGTCCGAACGCCCGTTGTGGACCCCGAGCCCGGCGCGGATCCGCGATACAAACCTGGCGGCGTTCCGTTCCCGGATCGAGCGCGATTACGGCACGCACGTGCCGGATTACGCGGTGCTGCATCGCTTTTCGCTGGAGCAGCCGGAAAAATTCTGGACCGCGTTCAAGGACTTCGCCGGTCTCAAGGCGGAAACCTGGGGTACGGTCGCAATCCGCGATAAGCATCGCATGCCGGGAGCCGCGTTTTTCCCCGACGCCCGGCTCAATTTCGCCGAAAATCTCTTAAGTCGGGACGACAACACGGACGCGCTCGTCTTCTGGGGAGAATCCGAGGCGCGCCGACGCCTGAGCTGGCGCGAACTGCGGGCCGAGGTTTCCCGGGTCGCCGCCGCGCTCGAGGGGCTGGGCGTCCAGTCCGGCGACCGTATCGCGGGTTATCTCCCCAACATGCCCGAGGCGATCGTCGCCATGCTCGCGACCGCGAGCCTCGGCGCCGTGTGGTCGTCGTGCTCGCCCGATTTCGGCGTCCAAGGCGTGCTCGACCGTTTCGGCCAGATCGCGCCCGTGGTCTTGTTCGCCGTCGACGGGTACCCCTACAACGGCAAGACCCACGACGTGACGGCGAAGACCGCCGAAATCGCCGGCCGCATTCCGGACTTGAAGCGGGTGGTGGTGGCGGAATACATGGGCGGTGGCGGCCTTGACCGCATCCCGAAGGCCGAGTCCTGGGAACGCTTCATCGCGCCGTATCCGCCGGGGCCGGTGCGCTTCCGTCAGGTTCCCTTCAACCATCCGCTTTATATTCTTTACTCCTCGGGCACGACCGGGGTGCCGAAGTGCTTCATTCACGGCGCCGGCGGCACGTTGCTGAAGCACGTGGCCGAGCAACGGCTGCATTGCGACATTCGTTCCGGCGACCGGGTGTTTTATTTCTCCACCACCGGCTGGATGATGTGGAATTGGCTGGCGACGTGCCTGGCCGCAGGGGCGACGCTGCTGCTCTACGACGGATCGCCCTTTCACCCCGACGGCAACGTTCTGTTCGATTTCGCCGACGCCGAGCGCGCGACCTTGTTCGGAACCTCGGCCAAGTTTCTCGACGCGGCGCGGAAAGCGCAACTCGCGCCGATCAAGAGCCATCGGCTCGAAACGGTGCGCACGCTGACTTCGACCGGCTCGCCGCTCGCGCCCGAGGGATTCGATTATGTATACGCCAACATCAAGACCGACGTGCACCTCGCCTCGATCGCGGGTGGCACCGACATCTGCGGCTGCTTCGTGGCGGGGGATCCGACCGCGCCCGTATGGCGGGGTGAAATCCAGGCGGCCGGGCTCGGCATGGCGGTCGAGGTGTTCGGCGACGACGGGCGGCCGCTGCCCGCGGGCGAAAAGGGCGAACTGGTGTGTACCCGGCCGTTTCCTTCCCTTCCCCTTGGGTTCTGGAACGATCCGGGCGACGTGCGCTACCGCGCCGCCTACTTCGAACGCTTTCCCGGTGCTTGGCATCACGGCGATTGGATCGCGCGCACCGCCCACGGCGGTTACATTATTTACGGGCGCTCGGACGCAACGCTCAATCCGGGCGGCGTGCGGATCGGCACCGCCGAAATCTACCGCGTCGTCGAAACCCTCGACGAAATCCAGGAAAGCTTGGCGATAGGCCAGGAATGGGACAACGACGTGCGCATCGTCTTGTTCGTGGTGCCGAGGAAGGGCATCGCGCTTGACGACGCATTGTGCGACAAGATCAAGCGCAAGGTGCGCGAGGGCTGCTCGCCGCGCCACGTGCCGGCGCGCATCGTCCAGGTCGCCGATATTCCGCGCACCAAGAGCGGCAAGATCACCGAACTCGCCGTACGCGACGTCGTCCACGGCCGCCCGGTCAAGAACAAGGAAGCCCTCGCCAATCCCGAGGCCCTCGATCTTTACCGGAACTTGCCGGCATTGCGATCATGACGGCGCCGGTTATCGACGTGCGCGCCGTCATTGCCTGTGTCGCGTCTCTGTCGGTCCTGTGGTTGGCCACCGTTGCCCGCGCCGACGAAATCGTCACATTGAAGACTCGCGAAGGCGTGACGCAGAGCTTCGCCCTGCTGGTTCCCGATAGGCCGGTCGCGTCGGTTATTCTGTTTCCGGGCGGAAACGGCAAGACAGCGCTGCATATTCTCAAGCCGGGGCAGATGATCCGGAAAGGCAATTTCCTGGTCCGGATCCGCTACCACCTGCAGCGCCTCGGTTTAATGGTGGCGGTCGTCGACGTTCCATCCGACCAACAAACCGGCGGCATGATAACCTTCCGCCACAGCGACGAGCATGCCCGGGATATCGGCATCGTCGTCGATTTTTTGAAGGCGAAAGCGCCGGTTCCGGTTTAGCTGGTCGGCACCAGCCGAGGGACCGAGTCGGCGGCGTCGCTGGCGATCAAGCTGGGCTCGCGCATCGACGGAGTGATCCTGACGTCCAGCATCACCGTCCAAAATCGCGGCGGGGAAAACATCCTCCGCCTTCCCTTGGACACGGTTCGCGTTCCTGTCCTCGCTGTCGCCCACAAGGACGACGATTGCCACGTCACGCCCCCGAACGGCGCCGAACTTATCGTCCGGGCCGCCCGCGCCAGCCCGCGCAAGAAGGCGTTGATCTTCGAGGGCGGCGATCCCCCGCAATCCGAACCCTGCGAGGCCCTGGCGCAACACGGTTTGATCGGCATCGAGAAAAACGTCGCCGCTGCCCTGGCCGAATTCATCAAAGACCCCTGAGCGC contains:
- a CDS encoding SoxY-related AACIE arm protein encodes the protein MAPRTEHDTAGRRAFLRFATAFAAVVAVFAPRRSPANEVPPQLQAGSRSSPRPLTPAEIQAAVHRVTGGAKVTPGRVKLDLPPIVENGNSVHCTVTVQSPMTPADYVKSVHIFTERNPQPNVIGVRLGPRAGLAKFSARIRLADTQKVTAIAEMSDGTFWSDRAEIVVTGGACLEDT
- the soxX gene encoding sulfur oxidation c-type cytochrome SoxX, whose protein sequence is MAGFLSGPAAAAGLKPFAVSGDSIPASLTGARGDAGRGRAIVGDRQVGFCLLCHPGPIPEETLQGTIGPDLRGVGSRLSEGQIRLRVVDQRRVNPDTIMPPFYSIEGLVRVPDAYRGRSILTAEQIEDVVAYLATLKE
- a CDS encoding xanthine dehydrogenase family protein molybdopterin-binding subunit; translation: MNYIPNISRRSFVVSAAAAGGGFMLGFALPDGGPKVVRAKDGSPEINAWVVIRPDDTVVVRVARSEMGQGTITGLAQMVAEELECDWNKVTTEYPTPGQSVARNRVWGDFSTGGSRGIRTSHDYVRRGGASARMMLVQAAANGWGVPAAECTVANSVITHKTSGRTTTYGKVAEAAAKLTPPPADSVKLKDPKEWKIIGQSMKRLDTADKVDGRKVYGFDLKLPGMLVATIKDCPVTGGKVKSFDAAKVAGMKGVKKVVPVGETAVAVVADTFWRAKMAMDALPIVWDEGPNAKVSSASIDEWLKAGLTASEAFVGNENGDAKGALASATKKLEAFYFYPYQNHACMESMNATALYTADRCEVWVPTQNGEAAFAAALQASGLPASKVDVHKIDLGGGFGRRGNFHDYVTQAVLIAKQMPGTPVKLLWTREEDMLHGRYHPVMHCKLTGGFDANNNLTALHIRLSGQSILASARPEGLDKGKDQLTFQGLWPSGDFAFGYSIPNLLVDHSMRNPHILPGFWRGVNINQNAIFIECFMDELAKSVNQDPLEFRRKLMGKHPKHLAVLNAVADKIGWGKPAPAGIFRGLAQMKSFASYVAAAAEISVSDGGNKIKVHRIVAATDPIYAVNPAQIERQISGSFVYGLSALFFQECTVKDGRIEQTNFDTYNSMRIAHMPKVESIVMPSRGSDPWGGVGEPTICVAAPAVLNAYFAATGKRIRTFPLKNHKIEMA
- a CDS encoding (2Fe-2S)-binding protein; amino-acid sequence: MARLTINGKPHTIDVEADTPLLWVIRDHVGLTGTKYGCGIAECGSCTVHIDGQPVRSCSLPVSAVEGKSITTIEGLAQGGVLHKIQKAWIDHDVPQCGYCQSGMIMAAAALLKEKPRPTDADIDKAITNICRCGTFQEVRQAIHAAAKA
- a CDS encoding universal stress protein, whose protein sequence is MLARRPEAGSLAPFRRLLLVLDAMSGYASAEAAARLARRFEAEFAALYIESEELLRLAGHPGARLIGRSPETEPGETTSSNLDTAALARALRARADEIRRAVERAARESALSASFEVRRGRIAAEVAACAAETDLVIVAWAEHAAWPGPISTGRAAEAIARANPRSILFLREDRALSGAVVVLFDGGAAAERALQAAAAIAGAAGNPCEVVLRTPRIAEADRWRSDIRARLADAGIELEFLHLPGGDGEALCAAARRRGASLVVVGTDGESEKSIAGDLLDRLSCSLLLVR
- a CDS encoding ATP-dependent protease; its protein translation is MNDRSDAAATALPWQALSAPCDPACLGFANTDDLAVPDAAIVGQDRAVEAIAFAIGMPHGGFNLFALGEEGTGRATLVRRSLAREAGERPLPPDWCYVNNFVDHRRPKALRLPAGSGRTLVDDMKRLIEELTIAIPAAFESDDYRNRKNAIQERFKERHEKAFAMLQEKAREREIALIRTPMGLALAPIKGDEVLDAKEFEALPEKEQEKRRAAMEELQAELEEILRSIPRTERAQREKIRELNREIAQSAVGHLIDDLKLRWRDQPGVILHLDAVRDDMIENAHEFLPQEGGVPPAMEALMAPAARRALQTAGPAFRRYQVNLLVDNAPAGGAPSGVPVIEEDHPTQPNLIGRVEHLAQFGALVTDFNLIKGGALHRANGGYLILSARKVLMQPFAWESLKRALRTGRIRIESLGEEIGWASTVTLEPEPIPLEAKVVLIGEPILYYLLHHYDPEFRELFKVAADFDDRLARDAAGEAHYARLVATVAKTESLAPFDASAVARVVEHGARMADDQKKLSARIEGIADLVREAAYWARRAEVAVVTAEHVEKAIAAGIYRSDRLRALIQEAIKRGTLVIETAGAKSGQVNGLSVIQLDNFRFGRPSRITCRVAAGKGEVADIEREVDLGGPLHSKGVMILSSFLNARYGRDQPLSLNASLVFEQSYGGVEGDSASSAELYALMSALADIPIKQSLAVTGSVDQLGRVQAIGGVNEKIEGFFDICAARGLTGDEGVLIPKANVEHLMLRRDVIEAVKAGRFRVFAVETVDDGIGILTGVPAGEADADGAYPAGSVNARIVARLASFARKARARMLRERGLEESGEKSRRKP
- a CDS encoding metallopeptidase family protein; the encoded protein is MPRKFNTPPDLADLDLLAREALASLPEVLRRHVADVPIRIEDFPDAETEKEMDLDSPFDLLGLYRGVSLDRKSVADAPHDIDIIFLYRRPILDYWSETGEDLYHVVRHVLIHEIGHHFGLSDEEMERIEEGA
- a CDS encoding SDR family NAD(P)-dependent oxidoreductase; the protein is MDPKGLAAIVTGGASGLGAAAARVLAEAGAKVAVLDLNLAEAKKIARDIGGLALVCDVADEKSAEEAVAAARKIHGPARINVNCAGVWSAARTVGRDGPMALESFARVVRVNLIGTFNVLRLAAADMAGAEPLAGGERGVIVNTSSIAAFEGQVGQAAYAASKGGIASLTLPVARDLAKSGVRVASVAPGLFATPMMYGLPDEVQKALGDSVPFPSRLGEPREFAKLVLHIVENPMLNGVTIRLDGALRLPPK
- a CDS encoding acetoacetate--CoA ligase — protein: MSERPLWTPSPARIRDTNLAAFRSRIERDYGTHVPDYAVLHRFSLEQPEKFWTAFKDFAGLKAETWGTVAIRDKHRMPGAAFFPDARLNFAENLLSRDDNTDALVFWGESEARRRLSWRELRAEVSRVAAALEGLGVQSGDRIAGYLPNMPEAIVAMLATASLGAVWSSCSPDFGVQGVLDRFGQIAPVVLFAVDGYPYNGKTHDVTAKTAEIAGRIPDLKRVVVAEYMGGGGLDRIPKAESWERFIAPYPPGPVRFRQVPFNHPLYILYSSGTTGVPKCFIHGAGGTLLKHVAEQRLHCDIRSGDRVFYFSTTGWMMWNWLATCLAAGATLLLYDGSPFHPDGNVLFDFADAERATLFGTSAKFLDAARKAQLAPIKSHRLETVRTLTSTGSPLAPEGFDYVYANIKTDVHLASIAGGTDICGCFVAGDPTAPVWRGEIQAAGLGMAVEVFGDDGRPLPAGEKGELVCTRPFPSLPLGFWNDPGDVRYRAAYFERFPGAWHHGDWIARTAHGGYIIYGRSDATLNPGGVRIGTAEIYRVVETLDEIQESLAIGQEWDNDVRIVLFVVPRKGIALDDALCDKIKRKVREGCSPRHVPARIVQVADIPRTKSGKITELAVRDVVHGRPVKNKEALANPEALDLYRNLPALRS